One Pyxicephalus adspersus chromosome 3, UCB_Pads_2.0, whole genome shotgun sequence genomic window carries:
- the PLPP2 gene encoding phospholipid phosphatase 2, with protein sequence MLPGRRNVYVLLDVLCVCVASLPFIIMTLVNRPYKRGFYCNDESIKYPYREDTITHGLMAGVTISCTVIIITSGEMYMVFSKRLYSRSECNNYVAALYKVIGTFLFGASVSQSLTDLAKYMIGRPRPNFLAVCDPDWKTINCSGYVAEFECRGSHANVTESRLSFYSGHSSFGMYCMLFLSLYIQARLCGKWARLLRPTIQFFLLSFALYVGYTRVSDYKHHWSDVLIGLLQGALVAALTVRYVSDFFKVRPPLQCTKDPLETKPSLQLCETDQNHFGYLGGS encoded by the exons ATGTTGCCCGGCCGGAGGAACGTGTATGTGCTGCTGGACGTGTTATGCGTCTGCGTCG catccttgccttttattattatgacTCTGGTAAACAGGCCGTACAAACGAGGTTTCTATTGCAATGATGAATCCATCAAATACCCATACCGAGAAGATACCATAACTCATGGTCTAATGGCTGGAGTCACCATTTCCTGCACAGttataatt ATAACTTCTGGAGAAATGTATATGGTATTTTCTAAGCGCCTGTACTCCCGCTCAGAGTGTAATAATTATGTGGCCGCACTCTACAAGGTGATAGGAACATTTCTCTTTGGTGCCTCTGTCAGCCAGTCTCTTACAGACCTAGCCAAGTACATGATAGGCCGACCTCGCCCTAACTTTCTGGCTGTGTGTGACCCTGACTGGAAAACTATTAATTGCTCTGGATATGTGGCAGAATTTGAATGTCGTGGCAGCCATGCCAATGTAACCGAGTCAAG GCTGTCGTTTTATTCTGGACACTCTTCATTTGGAATGTACTGCATGTTGTTTCTCTCG ttatATATCCAGGCCCGGTTGTGTGGAAAGTGGGCTCGCCTTCTGAGACCCACAATACAGTTCTTCCTTTTGTCCTTTGCCTTATATGTTGGATATACACGTGTATCAGATTATAAACACCATTGGAGTGATGTACTAATAGGACTACTTCAAGGGGCACTTGTTGCTGCACTTACA GTGCGGTATGTGtctgattttttcaaagtcagaCCTCCCCTCCAGTGTACCAAAGACCCTCTTGAGACCAAACCAAGTCTCCAACTGTGTGAAACCGATCAGAATCACTTTGGATACCTAGGAGGATCCTGA